The DNA region GATGATGTTCGGGCCAAGTGACGCGCACTCGCCCAACAGCGCGCAATCGATGGCCTGGAAGATCAAACGCAACAGTAACGACGAGCTGCGTCAGCGATTCATTGACCAGACCATCGCGCAACTGGAATTCCTCGGTTGCACAGTCCCGGACCCGGACCTTAAGTGGAACGCCGGACGCGGTCACTACGACTTCGGTGAGATCCAGTGGGATGAGTTCTACCACGTACTCGAAGGTAATGGTCCCTGCAATCAAGAGCGCCTGGATACCCGCCGCCAAGCCTTCGAAGAAGGTAGCTGGGTACGCCAGGCGGCAGCCGCCCACGCTCGCAAACAGCAAGAAAAAAACCGAGAGGCCGTGCATGTCTGAATGGTCGCTGTATGAGGTCTTCGTGCGCAGCAAGCACGGCCTCAACCACAAACATGTTGGCAGCGTGCACGCCACCGATGCGCGCATGGCCATCGAAAACGCTCGCGAGCTCTACACCCGGCGCAATGAGGGAATCAGCCTGTGGGTGGTCGCGGCGGACCAGATCACCGCCTCCAACCCGCAAGACAAGGAGATGCTGTTCGAACCGTCTCAGGACAAGGTTTATCGGCACGCCAGTTTTTATGAGCTGCCCGACGAAGTGGGGCATATGTGAGCCAGATAATGAATCAAACCGACGAGCTAATCGACTATCTGCTGCAAATGGGTGACAGCGCATTGATCACCGGCCAGCGCCTGTGCGAGCTGTGCGGGCATGCCCCGGCCATTGAGGAAGAACTGGCGCTGATGAATGTCGGCCTCGACCTGGTCGGCCAGGCTCGCAACTGGCTGGAGTACGCTGCCGAGCTGCTCAATGACGGGCGCAATGCCGACCGCTTGGCGTTCCTGCGCGGTGAACATCTGTATCGCAATCTGCTGTTGGTCGAACAGCCCAACGGAGACTATGCGCAAACCTGCGTGCGCCAATTTCTGTATGACGCCTGGCACTTTCATCGGCTGCAGGGTTTGCAGAACTCCAGCGACAAGATGGTCGCCGCTATCGCCAACAAAGCCCTGAAAGAAGTTACCT from Pseudomonas sp. ACM7 includes:
- the paaB gene encoding 1,2-phenylacetyl-CoA epoxidase subunit PaaB, with product MSEWSLYEVFVRSKHGLNHKHVGSVHATDARMAIENARELYTRRNEGISLWVVAADQITASNPQDKEMLFEPSQDKVYRHASFYELPDEVGHM
- the paaC gene encoding 1,2-phenylacetyl-CoA epoxidase subunit PaaC — encoded protein: MNQTDELIDYLLQMGDSALITGQRLCELCGHAPAIEEELALMNVGLDLVGQARNWLEYAAELLNDGRNADRLAFLRGEHLYRNLLLVEQPNGDYAQTCVRQFLYDAWHFHRLQGLQNSSDKMVAAIANKALKEVTYHLRRSSEWMLRLGDGTDYSHQRMQSALDQLWRFTHELCTVSDREQRQYQVGLSSDPQLQVNAWRETVEGILARATLKLPPPARYFYLSGIEGRHTENLGPLLATMQSLPRAYPDARW